The following DNA comes from Hylaeus volcanicus isolate JK05 unplaced genomic scaffold, UHH_iyHylVolc1.0_haploid 12197, whole genome shotgun sequence.
ttttcgatACATCGAATGGAAACATACCGTACTCAGTTGTTTGTTTAGTCTTTTGTTTATTGGGCTTCATCGaggttattttaaaatgttttaaaactcagtatgaaattttttattttcaaagagaaaaaatagaTTCAGAGTCAACGACTATGGCCAAAAACCCAAAAAGTGGTTTTTCTCCTTTCAcgttctttaattttgttaaaaccGTGCTAACAGTCGCAACTTGTGCCTGGGATCATATCTTAATGCTTGCAATCATGACTTGCAATGTAGGAATTTTCGTATCTATTCTTGCAGGCATTGGTTTTGgtcatttttttcttggtCAATATCTTTATGTGTACAATGATGGTTGTGGCTCTTCACAAACTCCTGTTATGCACTGCAACCAGTGCAAATTGTCACCTTCTTTATCTCGTACATGTCATTGTTGATTCTTTTAATACTGAATCCAATCATTGATAATGCATAGTTGTGttaccatttttttatatactaatGTGTAacacttgttttttttattttgaaaaaatattgtaaactaAGAAAACGAAGTAATTATGATTTTATTCTGGTGTATAACttcttatttaatagaaacaacTTAAACGttgagtgaaaaaaaaaattgtatcattcAATTAGGCTACTATAGAACTTGATGCTAACTTGGCATAGAAAATCATTTAACactatgtttcttttacacgGGCTGTAGTAGATTCTGTTCCTAAGCCTCCTCTTTCGGCAAGCTCTAAACGGCACGTCACTTCTTcctatcaaaaaaaaaaaattacgccagttgtaaaagtaaaaacgGCAATCAAAACTGGttgattgtaattatttatttgtgtacGTCGGTCGCTATCCAAATATTCCTTTGTAccacaaaattttatttgcactTACATCAAGCCATTTTTCAGAACCTTCCTTCACAAGAACATCACAGTTAGATATACGATATATAATAAAAGGTTTTTCTTGATGAATTAAATCTAAAATCATCATTGTCGGTGGATCGctaaaatgtaaagaaaaaaaataaacaaaaataaatttttgacgATATACTAATTTATTGTTACCATTGTACTAAAATTCCAGTGATTACGCGCACCATGCGGACAATATAACAAACGACTTGTAGAAAAACCTAGATGAAAACGTAGCTGCACCTAGTCCGTTTTTTACTGCTGTGTTCAAgcattataaatgtattatattattttacatcttAACAAAACCACTGTTATCGTAAAACAGTTTATtcttgtacaaaaaataaataaaacaaattattttttcattttatttttttttgtcgacAATAAATGACTTAATATAGgaactgaaaaattaaaaaaaagaaattgactttctttcttttcctttctatACACGTTAAGTAAGAGCGGATCGAAGCTTATGGAtctactaaaaattaaaaggtaCTTTTTCACAAATGATTCTATTTTCTGAATgtcatgaaaatttttgtaataattttttgatgagAATTCACAACAACTAGAATCAATCAAGTTTAAAAAGATTGTGAAAATTATGTCATGACAGTTAAAGTGAAGAGAATATTTTCgctagaaataaattgaaaatttattttaatagtatggaattgaatttatatttaacaaaataacaaaaattcttatgAAAACAAATAGTTTTCAGTGTTAATGGGTCTCGAGATATTGACAGCAATCCAATCTTGCTATCACTGCCTCCTATTAACTCTACAGCAGTGTCATacttttgtcttttttttgtcttttacaATAAAACCAAAAAGTTAATTATGACAAGAATGCAGTAACATTTTAAGCATACTGTGCCAAAAGTCGTTATTAAACTTCACTTTGGcatttaacaaaaacaaatagatttttttatttccgagTGTGTTGTAGATTCCGCTAATTCGATATCTACCGCTATAACgccattttatttgtttgaataaatttattgtgtGTAAATCAAGTACCTAAAGAAGTATTTTGACGTTCTTGTTCTTCAACTTGAGGTAACTCAGTAGCCTGAATAGTCAATCGATATAGGAAGTAAGAATTGacgagaatattaaaaatacagacTATAAGCAGACTATTTACcattttcataaacaaatcCTCCACTTGATTTCCTAGTTTTGCACTGGTCTCCATGAATAAAACGTTGTACTTGGAAGAacaaacagttttttttttaaatctagtacacaatttttaatagtgtTACTTGATTGGCTTGACTCAGTCCATCTTCTTTAGAAACTTGTCTACTTTTGTCTTCATCACACTTGTTACCCACTAACGCTATCACAACGTCAGTACCCcgttctaaaataaaaatatacggtACTATCCtaaagaatttaatacaaaaaattttaccTGCTCGTATACTATCAATCCATGAAGAAGTGCTTAAAAAAGATGCTGTATTCGTTATATCATAAACAACAACAGCGGCGGCACTATCCCTTATATACGATGGTATAAGACTTCGAAAGCGTTCCTGGCCAGCAGTATCCCATAGTTGTAATCGAACGGTTCTGTTATCTAAGTGTATAGTTTTACTTAAGAAATCAATTCCAATAGTAGCCTTGTAAAACaagaaacataaaagaattaaaataagcgacatataatgtttttttttttaacaggtACTTTGTCTCTctaattttaaactttttggCTCACTTGATAATGCGGATCAAAACAATCATACATAAAACGAGTAATGATCGAGGTCTTACCAACTCCTTGctataacaaaagaaaaaaatcacatGGAAACTCGTttcaagtttatttaatttctattagttataatagaaaataaagaaatgaacaaGGGCTTACGTCGCCAAGGAAAActagtttatatttataaagtggattttctaaaaagaaaaaatcatatcacatttgttttttaatatttcgagtACCATTCAAAGCATCACCCATAATTGACAAAAATTagactatataaaaaaataaccaaaaaaaaattaatatgctTGATAAAACTTATGATGTTTatctttaatatataaaaattatcaaGAATTTgagaaaacttttaaataaagatgcatcaacatttttattaattcaattagtCGAAAAGGTTCAATAGAACAAACCATCAGACGTTTTATTGCTTGATCTCTATATTACTTCTTTATCTAAACATATCTAAAAGTAAACTTTAACTTATTATGTTAGCATGGAATACGCTGCAAAACGAACACAAGCGTTTATTACGTTTCATGGTCATTAACTACTAAAGAAATTGAGTTGAATTGAAGAACACATAACGCTACATATTACAATCAAATAACATTTTGTGTAATActctataataaattataaacagaTCGTAACCGTTTTAGTtattaaagacactttttaaaataccaaTGCAAGAAAAAGAGACTCTTTTAAATGTTCACTTTTTGATTGATCTGCCATTTAGAGGTCACTAAAAAGCTACGAATTCCTTTTTTAGCAGCTTGCCACGCTTCTTAATAGCATCAAGACAGGGTGGTATTCCTGTCAACCAATTAAGGAGattaacgtattttttaaaagcgtTTTCAATAAAGTGCTTATATATGTACCAGTGAACACTTTTTAGCCGTGGATATTTTAGAATGTGTCACTTTTTCATGTGTTAATTTTTTGAGATGCAGAATTTCCATTTCGTGAGAAGAATATTCGTGAATGTTGGcaatgattttaaaatgaaattaactaCTTGAACAAATTCTCACCAGCACTAAGACATGTGCCCATTTAAATCAATTCACCTAGTACACCTCACAGCgttagattaaaataaattttgcagaatatttttgtttcacttttaaaCAGATATTTGTTCTGATGCGGAGTGACAAGATGTTATTTTTGCACTTAAGGGGCTTCCACGCAGTCGGTTATCTCTTCACTCATATAATTACGGAGAAATCGAACACCATCCACAGTAACAGTTTCATACGGTGtgaatggtttttttttaacacttaaTTTTGTGTgttgtttttttggaaaaagaagcattttctttgattttttttctattccatACAAAAGGCTTGACTCctttagtaattttttctgctgtatgtaaaaaaatgaatagcTATAAAAAGACACTAAAATGCTTACACTTCTGTGATGACGACAGGGTGACTTGATAGACAACAAATGTTGAGATGCTTTCCAATGCGGTAGTCtaaaattcttcgttaaaaattgtgGATCTCTTTGGAAATGCCAAGCCTCTTTAGATTTATCAGTTTTCACTTTCTCCGGGTGTTTCAATTGCCCAGCTTCGCTTTGTGCtattcgcaaaaaaaaaatttccaaagtttTTTTTGGTGTCTTCTATGAAATCAGCTTACATAAACAAGGAGGTACTGAAGGCGCGGTGAATTTCTTCCAATGTTGACGCCTGACATCATTTCgacttttcttttgtattcgGAAAATCGACAATGTTAAGcaagatttagaaaattttagaTTCATCGAAGACAGTATCTGCAAATTACATAACATATACTACGACATTGGGTTATATTACGGGAATTGGGACAAGAGTCACTCTAAAacgtttttgaaatttggttaAATCCATGCGTCGaggaagtttgaaaattttttttttctaaaaacgCAATAACATGCCACCCCCACCATAAGTAGATAACACAACGTTGTTATTGAATTCCTTCTAAAAGGTGTTAAAAACATAGTAAGTGATAATACCTTTTTTGTGACTTGATGTTTTGACGGTTTTTGGATTTCGTGGCGAGTCTTTggtttaaaagaattttgtttagggAAAGATGAAGAAACTACATTTGAAGCAAGTGTCATTAATGCATGGAACAAAATCTGAATTGACAAGGAGATTTGAATTAAGTGCTTGAACAGTACATTATCCAAGCTCAACACAGTACCTGAATGTCACAAGATGATACAAGGAGAGGTTGAGCAACATGAAGAAGGTTGGAGAGTAACTGGGCACTTGTCATAGTTTCTCTGGGGCTTGAAGAATATGCTTTTTGGTAccattgttcaaataaaatatataatggaAGACATTTATTCAAGTAAGAGCAACATCTTTCTTCACTTAATTCATTTGAAGAAATCAGAACATGTTCATCGTTTCTTAGAGTTGGTGTGTTGAGTGAGGCTTGAGCACAACCGATGATGGGCCGTAAGCCCTCCTTTACATTGTAAAGAGGTGCTGCATTTTTCTTTACCAGATATGAAATACAAGCATTCGACGTTTTGTCATGCCTACATGAAAACGATTTTCAATGTGGGTCACAAGAGTTTCGCTTTCAGCCAATCTAGGAAAACACACTGCGAATGAATTCCAAGTGCGGGTAATATAAGACGGGAAATGTTTGCAACTCGGACTGTGGCATTTGTTGCTTGGTGTTATCTAAAAAccatatattaaaaattgcgaaatttcGGCCTATAGTAGTTTATTACAAAAGAACAGGTAGGTATGAAGGGTGTATCTGGTAGTGTTTGAACGGTTTTTGTCTCAATATCAAAATTCCGACTAGAGTCATTATTTTGCTTCTGAAATTTTGAACACCTAATTGACAATACAACCTAGTACACTGATCACTCTTATAATGCGACATCCGTTCACCTATTGATTTGATGGTTTGATATTTGTGTTGAAGCTGTAGAGAAACCAAGTAAAGACGCATAGACTTTTTCATCTTTAGCATGTTCTTCGGCACTATCACTTTTTTTGCGTTTAAAACGAATTACTTGACGCTGAATACATTTAGGTTTTAGAGATGGCGTTTGCGGTGTCTTGCAAATTGTATGATGAATCAACTGATTTGGAGAAACAACACAACGTACCTTGATTTCTTTATCCTCGTTAGGTAGGTTGCCTTGCTGTGTGATTGCTTCCACATCACGcgtattccttttttttagcAAAGAGGGCTCATTTGACGAAACTAGCATAAACAGAAGAAAATTGGTGTACGgtaaattttttgtaattgagcaaatttaacgaaaaactACCATTGTCAATTTCCCCGATTACTTGTGCGCAACATAGCATGACTTGCTCATAAGCAGCAAGCGCATCGCTCTCTTTTTCATCCTTCTAAAAAAGACAAGAAAACACATCATGCACAGATATGGGGTAACAATGCTTTACTTGAGGTGGTAGACAAAAGCAAGAGTCATCAGAGGTTGGTGAAATTCGTACCATTGGGGGGGAAACGCAAAGTGAAGCTTTCTTGTCATGTAGATTCGTTTTACTGTGTAAACTCTGTTTTCCAACATGTTTCAAAGCGACTTCCTCCTCTGATTGTCTAGTAACCATATTAGAAGCattcataaacaaaatttcttttggctCATCTACTGATTCTAAATCAATAGTGCTTGTTAAGGAATGAAGGTTTTGTAGCATTTCATCGAAATCAGTATTTACATCGTTGACCTTcaggaaataaaaaacattctaACAAAGAGCGTTTGTTCAACTGGCAAATAAACTTACTGGAAGCATTGTATCTAAACACGCTTGTTTTTTAAGTTTTGTATGAACTGAAAAACAAGCCTCTACCTTCTGACAAATGCTTTGACATGTCTGACGCCAttgaaactgtttttttttttctagagcGACAGTGTAGTTAAATTTCTTAACCAAGCGATCCACTAGTACAAAATCTTGTAGCAGAGAGTGCTGCATTAAACACATTAGTatcttgaaaataaacatgGAAGGCTACCTCCTTTTTTTTAAGCTTTTCTATTTGATGATTCAAATCGTCAATTTGCCTTTGATAGCATTCCACAAGCGTCGCGTGAGGATTTTGGTTCACTGTTGCACTATTCTAGAACAATAGTAATAATACGTGACATAAGCCttacacaataaaaaaaaatttaaatgtacctGAATATTTCGAGCACGAGCTGCATATTTGATAGTACTCAAAGTTTCCGAAGCATGTTGATGAGATGCATCAATACAGGCAATCATAACAGTACGACTATTTCCACCTAATGaatcctgaaaaaaaaaacccacaAATATGAGTGGgacatttccttttttcaaaatatacgtgaaaagaaaattttcgacAATAtcaaaaaagtattgacctGAAGGAGACGCGTCAGTTTGGAGTCTCGATATGGCACATGATGAACAAGCGGTTGACTTTGGTATGCTTCCGAAgataaaacattaataacattaGATAAAGCTAAAAGCCCTGTATTAATATGAATTCCTTCTTTTAAACGTGATCCTTCTGATTTCGTCTTTTTCAAACGCTCGCTTCCAGCTAAatcaacaaaatgaaatttggaCGTTGTGATCAAGCTTCCAGAGCCTCTTGACATAGAAAGTGTCAATATGGCGTGAGATCGTGAACTCGTTGGATTCACTGAGTTGGATGCTAAACGCAAGGATTCCGAAAATACATCACCATAAAACTATGTGTTCACACCCGTACCAGTCATACGCAAACCAACCCCTTGcgtaacataatttaaaagcTGCTCTGTACTGTTTACATTAACACGAGTAATTCCAAGTATACAAATGGCTTTTGACACGGGATCTTCCGTTACACGTATCGATTTTCTTATAGAGAAAAGCcgttgttttattattcacgTAAAAAGGTTCACCCGTACAATGGTAGATTTTTCGTTCCAGAAGGTGCACTAGTTTCGTCTAACAAATCTCGGATTTCTAAAAAAACGCATTGAGACACTTTACTCCCCTTTCTTACACGACTAACCTTCATTATAAACttcaacaaatgttaaattgaaatcgaCCGGGATGCCTTCATTCTTCATTGTATctatcatttgaaaaatctacGAAACGACAAGATGAAAACCAATCACATTAGAACCAGAACAGTACTTCCTGAGACGCTCGAGGTAAAATTCCACACACTGCGTCCGTTGTTCGGAGAGTGGGAGAAATTCCCATTGTAAATGTCTTACCTGAGCCCGTTTGACCGTACGCCAAAAGACAACAATTATAGCCTAAATAAAtcattcgttttttttttaatttttcattttagtaaCAAGCGTACCATTAAAAAAAGCTTCTAATAATGGATGACAAGATACATTATAAACTTGTAGCTGTGAGGCGTCGGGACCCAAGACGacatcaaaattatatttttgttgttgagaGGGAATAGTCACACTCTTGTCTTCCTCTACAAACATCGAAGAGAAAATTGACAGAGTTTTTGATGCAAAAAGGAAGTTACCACTCCATTCCACCGCATATTCATGAACTACTTGATCACGACAGCCATTACTGTGGTTTCTTATGCGTACAACAACTCCACAATTCCGTTTCTCACATGTGATTCCCATCCTTCTCCTACAAAATGTTCATTCTGTTACATTTCAgaatctttttttcaaaagggCATTGCATTATAAAATGTCTTTTATAACTTGATTAGTACCATGTTCTCTGCTGTTATCTGTGCCACAGTTTCCCGTTGAGTCGCTCTTTTGGAATAACAACAAAAACGCTTTATTTCTTATGTCAAAAAAAATGTACCATGGgctgcttttctttttttgtaatatttgttgaaaGCACTAGTCAGTGTTACTGCTTCACTTGGTTTATTGAGTCTTCtttaaaaactaaatttcttcaaaacatGTCTATCAACATTTGAACAAAGTTTACTTGTGTTGTCATACATTGATGCTATGAACCAATAAACACAtaacattaagaaaatttaatattggtCTTTTTACACGACTTGAGTAACAAGGTATACAAAGATCACGCAACAAATTGGATcacgtttatattttgttcgtaGAACTGATAAGAACCTtagtgttttaatttttgactAGGTCAAAGTTTTGATATTCagatttaatacattatttgtttctatGATCATTATCTTGAGTTCGGGTTTCGTGAAAAACCGTGATACTTGGACCGACTTGAAGAGGATTCTATAAcgattttaaatgttacaacACGCTTGTATTGTTTGGCGTACCTCGACCatgataattctttttataagtAGCTTTTTTAGAGTGAGAGTAAAATGTTGAATCACGTTTAGAGGAATACACATTACGCCCAGTATAAGTCACCGGATGTCGGTTCGAATAATGTGAATCCTGATTGGAGTATCGTGATTCTTGACTTGAAGAAAGATTAGTGGCTTTAAATGGCTGGGATAGAAAAGGTGATTCAGTACGCCCATGGGCAGTATACGTTGGACGTAATTGCTTTGTTTGCACAAGTCTTTCCCTTGGCAAATCtaaaaaacatcaaaaacaaatgtttttcagTACCgcattattaaaaagtataccATTCATTGAACGTAAATGTTGACCAGAGTCTTTATGACAAGCTggtgaattattatttcgtatcATAACTTTTTGACGACCCCATTCATTGGAATCCTGTTCTGCACGCGAACGTCGTAATGTTTCACGGTGTCGTGAACGGCGCGCAACAAGAGGGTTTTCCTGAGACGTTTGTGAATGATGCTCAGATGTTTGAGGTGCAGAATACATATCACCAGATTTCTCGTTAGATCTGGTAAGAGAAGAAGCACGATTTGAAAACATGGGAGAAATATGCGTGGAAGAaactttgttaataaaataattctgttcTTTGGTTTCCATTAAGCCACCCTCTTTACCTACAAAACTCAAGTTACTGATCAATGCAATAATGCCTTCTGTTTTTCGTACAATCAATAGAAGATCGTCTTAAGGTCGACGAAGACACATTTTTCACTGGAGCCtgtttattgattttttttgtaggaTGATTGTTGTACATGTTATAATCATGATATGGTTGATGCGTTGATGGTAGCTCATTTTTGTTTGACATATTAAaataacctttttttttaaagtgggTGTTATTGGTATAATCTCGATCATGAGCACCACCGCCTAGAGAACAAATTgtccaaacaaaaaaaaaatatcgtcttttttaaactttcctGGATCTGAAGATATTGAATGAGATAGTGCATGGCGCGGTTCGTCTGCGTTAGCCCCTACGAGAGTTTGACCAGTTTTCTTAGTAGAAGTATCGGAATGATGTAAGTCCGCTCCATGAAAAGGAAAAGTGTCGTTTTGAAAAGTCTCATTCTGTTTTTTGATCAAATGCGATGACATGTTTTTGTcctttatcaaaaaattttcatatacaaCGGATGGAGAATACCCGTACGATTCTTCATATCCATACGGCGGTTGATCCAAACTTTCATAAAGAAGTACATCTTCATGCGGTGGTTTTAATGTATTGTTATAAGTTTCTCGACAGCCATGTTGCGATATCGGAACATTACATGGATACGAtgcatttgaataaaacatgGAAAAATCTTGACAGCCATGAATATCTAACATGGATGGATTAGCATGCATCCATGAAGAACGCATCATCGAATTATTCCCATTCGGAACGTCGGGTGCATAACCCATTGATGGAATATCCATGGTTGTGTCATTGGATAAATAACGCTCCCCTGAGTCCCAGGGCACTGTTTGGGGTATTACCCAACGTGATTGTTGTTCATGCATCATAGACACCATGACATCTTGGGAAGGGTAGGAAAAATTGTTAGGTACATACGCACTTCCGTTTGTTCCATCTCCTATCATTGACATGGAACAATCCAGTAAAGGTGGGggtggaggtggaggaggTTGACAAGAGGAAGTACATGATTCCTCGGTTAACGTACTACATCCTGCGCGTCGATTTCTTACTTTATTAGACGGTTTCATAAGAGGGTTTTTAGCTAAACCCCCATCACTGCGAAATCTACAAAGCAAAAAAAACTAATGCCTTTTTTGTGTCTTAGAATTCTTCTCATGACCTTGgatcaaattttaatgtagGTTTACTAACAACAACAACTTCCCCGTCATGcgtttctgaaaaaaaaaaaatgtttttctttcttttgtatgCTTTTCCTACTCatctcaaatttaaataactcaTTCACATGGGATAACgtatgaattgaaaatttccataaacCAGGAGgaacaaaaagtaaattacaTTCTTTGCCATCTTCCACTGCGTCACTCGACTCATCCTTCGATAATGTATCTGCTTGATTACTAACGTCTTGTGAAGCAGGTGAGAGTCTAATAGATTGATCATTCACAAaaaccatttctttttttattaaaggaacaaataaattaaaggaaacgCTACCtccaagaataaaattgacattGATGTAAATACTTAGGAAAACAATCCTGTAATTTATTATGGATTAGTGGGTGCCATTCATGAAAAGCGttagtttctaaaatttcctaaaaaaaacaTGGTCTAATTCTAGttttcaatattcaaatcTCTTTAACAACTCCAGCATGCTCTTTATCTTTTGTCTAAAAACAAACTCTTCTTACATCATCTCCCTTAGATCGAAACACCTCGCAAAAAGGACCTACAAATGgatttaaattgcttttaaataatttattaatacaaccCATTTTgggtttgtttttattttacctattttagaaatttcaataCTATGCCATGGAACTGCTGCTGGTAACTCATTTTTACTATGTTGAATAGGCCAAAGTAACTGCAAAAGACCATCAGGTTGCAGAGCATTGCGACTCGATTTAAAAAAGCTAAAACAAAAGATATGTAAACGAAGACGAAAAAGTgggtcattttttttatcaaaatgtaATGGGAAACCAGAAAAACCGATTccaggtaaaataaaaataatacgattaaattcatgatgaaaaaaataattacgaagtTGAGCAGGATTGATACCGAAATGCACCTTCACTCCTTGAGACGTCAAAGCAAGATAATTTGGACGAAAATCATTTGGAATTTTATCTTCTGTTAAACAGCTTGTGACTTCAATAGAAGTCATTGGACTATTGAAATGAACACTTTCAAGAAAACAGGgtgtaaaagtaaaattatcaTCTCCTATCAAAAGAATACgcatttctttttccttgttCGTTCCCAACAAGCCTGTTGTTTCCTCCCGCGTTGTTGTCGGTGGCGAATGTGTTGATGCGTAACATGTGGCATCATTACCAATCCTTTCTTCACTTGAGCATGCCCCACCACTTTGATTCTTTATATGTAACAAATCATTATGGAATGGAGCATAACTATCTCTATTGCTTTGACTATGATTTGgtgtctacaaaaaaaaaatattttaaacgactATACACACGACTCAAAATCGtaactttacattttcatgtTGATTCATGAAGGAGTCTCCAGTATTTGTATTGACACAAATTGCTGAAACGTCTTCCCCGTTATTATCACTCATATATGTATTCATATGCTTCTTTCCTTAGCAACAACAATCAAAGTGATACTAAATTTCATCTACACGTATGGGATTCAAACTAATCGTTGACAAATAGATCAAAAATAcgaacgtatttttatacatttaatctTGTCACCACACTACTTGAAACTGACCCATTTCTTTATCACAGAATTGTATCACAGTAAACAAacctttttattcttttttatctcATCATTCTGTTGCacgttttcttattttataccaTTGCTTCACTTggtttcttgtttttttcttgtggCGTCATCAAGACACATATAACGttgatattatttcaaatctttCAAACATGCAACCATGCGTCACGCTTTTAGTCTCCCGactatttctttaattttcattttccatacTGGTCGGTATCCAAATCTCACTTCACGAATTTCTAGCgaactttattctttttcttactCCATTCTCTTATTTTTCGCCCTTCATATTAAACTCACTTATTCCTACACATTGAGTATCTTTTTAAATGCATTCTGAAATCCGGTGTATGAATGTTCATATGCTTCTTCtacttttatcaaataacactaatctaaattttacaaaaatgccTTCCATTAAGAAAAACtactttagaatttattttctcatcgATTTATTCCTCCAAAATCTTTCTTAATGCTTTACTCCAGTTCTGCTTGCACTTACTTCCTGGACAcactcaattttaaaaattgaaaacctaACCAAACTTTCATTTCAAACCCATTCTATATGAaaaacagtttgaaaaaaaattgttttagcCTAAAAgcaaaaagtttttaaataatttatatattttaattaacatgtACAAACAAATCTGtatcaaaactttttttttaaaacaaaaatattcctaaaTTAAATGAGAAATTGCTTCTTGTAAAACATACGAACAACACTTTATCAAAACTGtcct
Coding sequences within:
- the LOC128882929 gene encoding kinesin-like protein KIF21A isoform X2, which gives rise to MGITCEKRNCGVVVRIRNHSNGCRDQVVHEYAVEWSGNFLFASKTLSIFSSMFVEEDKSVTIPSQQQKYNFDVVLGPDASQLQVYNVSCHPLLEAFFNGYNCCLLAYGQTGSGKTFTMGISPTLRTTDAVCGILPRASQEIFQMIDTMKNEGIPVDFNLTFVEVYNEEIRDLLDETSAPSGTKNLPLKSIRVTEDPVSKAICILGITRVNVNSTEQLLNYVTQGVGLRMTASNSVNPTSSRSHAILTLSMSRGSGSLITTSKFHFVDLAGSERLKKTKSEGSRLKEGIHINTGLLALSNVINVLSSEAYQSQPLVHHVPYRDSKLTRLLQDSLGGNSRTVMIACIDASHQHASETLSTIKYAARARNIQNSATVNQNPHATLVECYQRQIDDLNHQIEKLKKKEHSLLQDFVLVDRLVKKFNYTVALEKKKQFQWRQTCQSICQKVEACFSVHTKLKKQACLDTMLPVNDVNTDFDEMLQNLHSLTSTIDLESVDEPKEILFMNASNMVTRQSEEEVALKHVGKQSLHSKTNLHDKKASLCVSPPMVRISPTSDDSCFCLPPQKDEKESDALAAYEQVMLCCAQVIGEIDNVSSNEPSLLKKRNTRDVEAITQQGNLPNEDKEIKTPQTPSLKPKCIQRQVIRFKRKKSDSAEEHAKDEKVYASLLGFSTASTQISNHQINRCSKFQKQNNDSSRNFDIETKTVQTLPDTPFIPTCSFITPSNKCHSPSCKHFPSYITRTWNSFAVCFPRLAESETLVTHIENRFHKNAAPLYNVKEGLRPIIGCAQASLNTPTLRNDEHVLISSNELSEERCCSYLNKCLPLYILFEQWYQKAYSSSPRETMTSAQLLSNLLHVAQPLLVSSCDIQILFHALMTLASNVVSSSFPKQNSFKPKTRHEIQKPSKHQVTKKKKKIFKLPRRMDLTKFQKRFRVTLVPIPILSSMNLKFSKSCLTLSIFRIQKKSRNDVRRQHWKKFTAPSVPPCLSQSEAGQLKHPEKVKTDKSKEAWHFQRDPQFLTKNFRLPHWKASQHLLSIKSPCRHHRSKKLLKESSLLYGIEKKSKKMLLFPKKQHTKLSVKKKPFTPYETVTVDGVRFLRNYMSEEITDCVEAP
- the LOC128882929 gene encoding kinesin-like protein KIF21A isoform X3 gives rise to the protein MGITCEKRNCGVVVRIRNHSNGCRDQVVHEYAVEWSGNFLFASKTLSIFSSMFVEEDKSVTIPSQQQKYNFDVVLGPDASQLQVYNVSCHPLLEAFFNGYNCCLLAYGQTGSVCGILPRASQEIFQMIDTMKNEGIPVDFNLTFVEVYNEEIRDLLDETSAPSGTKNLPLKSIRVTEDPVSKAICILGITRVNVNSTEQLLNYVTQGVGLRMTASNSVNPTSSRSHAILTLSMSRGSGSLITTSKFHFVDLAGSERLKKTKSEGSRLKEGIHINTGLLALSNVINVLSSEAYQSQPLVHHVPYRDSKLTRLLQDSLGGNSRTVMIACIDASHQHASETLSTIKYAARARNIQNSATVNQNPHATLVECYQRQIDDLNHQIEKLKKKEHSLLQDFVLVDRLVKKFNYTVALEKKKQFQWRQTCQSICQKVEACFSVHTKLKKQACLDTMLPVNDVNTDFDEMLQNLHSLTSTIDLESVDEPKEILFMNASNMVTRQSEEEVALKHVGKQSLHSKTNLHDKKASLCVSPPMVRISPTSDDSCFCLPPQKDEKESDALAAYEQVMLCCAQVIGEIDNVSSNEPSLLKKRNTRDVEAITQQGNLPNEDKEIKTPQTPSLKPKCIQRQVIRFKRKKSDSAEEHAKDEKVYASLLGFSTASTQISNHQINRCSKFQKQNNDSSRNFDIETKTVQTLPDTPFIPTCSFITPSNKCHSPSCKHFPSYITRTWNSFAVCFPRLAESETLVTHIENRFHKNAAPLYNVKEGLRPIIGCAQASLNTPTLRNDEHVLISSNELSEERCCSYLNKCLPLYILFEQWYQKAYSSSPRETMTSAQLLSNLLHVAQPLLVSSCDIQILFHALMTLASNVVSSSFPKQNSFKPKTRHEIQKPSKHQVTKKKKKIFKLPRRMDLTKFQKRFRVTLVPIPILSSMNLKFSKSCLTLSIFRIQKKSRNDVRRQHWKKFTAPSVPPCLSQSEAGQLKHPEKVKTDKSKEAWHFQRDPQFLTKNFRLPHWKASQHLLSIKSPCRHHRSQKKLLKESSLLYGIEKKSKKMLLFPKKQHTKLSVKKKPFTPYETVTVDGVRFLRNYMSEEITDCVEAP